Below is a window of Rattus norvegicus strain BN/NHsdMcwi chromosome 5, GRCr8, whole genome shotgun sequence DNA.
ATGAAGATTACATTAAAAATAGCCGCCAAAGAAACAGTGCAGGAAGTCATATCTGAAATCTGTTTAGCAGTCACACCAATAGCCATTTATCCAATAATTACAGTCCTTAGCAAAGTCTACTTTAATCGACAGATCTTCAGTACATATCACTTGATTTTCTGCAAATACACAGTTCACTTACATATGTCCCcatgagatatatatatgtatatatatacatatacacatatacatgcacatacacatatatatgcatatatatgtgaggAATAAGACATGGCAACACTTGTGTGAGCATGTTTACTGTCCAAAGAGATAGAGACATCTTTCTCCTGATCAAGGAGTCCAGAGGCAGAACAAAACATCAAGGAGAAAGTGTTGTAATTGACAACTTACTCTTAAGAAGGAACTTAAGGTCTAGCATTTCCTTGGCAGttctacacacagatacacattgtATTCCTCTGTTCAAGTGTCCTTCAAACCTCAAAGAGGTTGAGGGGTCAAGAGTCTCTGATATGTTGCTCCAGGCCCCTGTAAGACATAGATCTTACCCAATAGATGTATGAACTATGTTATTCTGCTTCAATTTAGGTTGACCATCACCTGGAACATGGATTCACATTATACTTCATGGATGGGCCATTGTGGAGTAGGTTACCTAAATCTTGAGGTCACATATGAGTAGACGGCCATAGATCAGTGCATTTACCAACTCACTGTTGCTCACAGCAATACAGCAGCAGCTAAAGAATCCCTTCTGTGGGCTCAGATGCTATTTTACAGCATTCCTAGCTCAGGGTTGCTTGTCTCAGTTTCACAAGGCATTACCTGATGATCAAAACGATGTGAGTTTAGTTGTGAATCACCACTAAGAGGACTGCACACAGACCTCTCCTTCTCCAGAGAACTTCAGTTATAGACAGCTAGAGGGAAATGACACAAAAGACCTTTTTATATGTGGGGTTTCagtggagacctgggaggggTGAAAGAATGGGGGGCAGGAAgcacaaagaaggagagcaagtctatGGTCTGATCAagctcttaaattttattttgatacagtggcttataaagacaagcaggcgGGAAGGCCATGCAGGGCCAAAGGTCCATTTCACTAGCGTCACCACCCTTGCTATAGCCCAAAACAGGAAATTGCAGGTATATTGATCAGACAGATAACTGGCTAGGTTTCATAGAGGGTGTAAATGGACAtgacattcctgaaacattcctgagacaGAGGGTGCTTAAGAGGGCTTGGCTCCCAGCATTTACACATACTTGCCCATTGCTCAGATGACATGACTTGTGGACCTGTGAAGACTTCCCTTCCTAAGATGAATTTGAAGGGAATTTCTGAATTCAGTTCTTCTGGAGAAAATTCTGTTTCAGTGGAGGAAACTGCCAGGAAACAGAAttctctaaaaatgaaaaactcCCCCGAATTGGATTCTGTGTGTTCTTTGCAGGCCAGGCCAGTAGGTGGCACTCTTCTTCTCTAAATTTTTCTTATAATCGAACTTTtggtttcccttttctttctctctttctttccttcctttcttctttctttccttttcatcttccttccttcctctttcttctttccttctttctctttttcctgtctttcttttttcttttattctatttcttttccttgttgaAACAGTTAGCTTTAGGTCATTAGAAGAACATTGACTAAGGTTTAAAATTAAGAGGAAATTCCTATACCTGAGAATTCCATTCAAACCTTGAGCTCTTTCATTCTGGTTTCAATGGTggtttaatgtttaaaaaaacttCCAGTCAGGAATCAAGATGTAAAGAAGAGACAGCATTTGTAGAGTGAGCAGAGCTGGGTCCTGAGGAGAGAATGATGAGCATACAATAGGGCTTTTCTCATTAGGGAGGGGGAAAAAGGACAGTGACACTGAAAGATGGGGTCTGGGACAGCAGGGAGGTACTTGGAGAAAGCTATGTGTATGCGTACATGagttacacatatatacatacatatataaatttaatggtattatatcatatatacagcatatcatatataatgtatacatttaCCTGTAGTTCCACTTTCAGTTTCAGTCTAAGACACTAATGCCCATATATTTGTCAGCCATCAATTCATATTGAATATCGAATTCAGTGATTAGTCTTCCATTTCCAATGTGTCTAATGGCAGAAGTATTCATTTAATTGTTACAGCAGCAAGGGTTTTCAGTGCCTCAACTCTCTGTATTTTTGCATTTACTTTTTCATCTCTCCTGAAGTGTTGGTTGGATGGTTGAAGTCTCCAATTCTGTTCTGtgtctcttctctgctttcctagAAAGAAAACCCTGAGGTCGGTTGTATACATACTGTCAAAATGCCTGATTTGAAATTAGAGCTTACATCTAAGAGGGGGTTCCTGCACTGTCCAATGCTTACCACAGAACTCTTCCTCAGTCCCTGCCAAGGAATGGAGAGACTCACAACTGTTCACTGAGAAAAGGAAGGGCTGATTTCCTGGCCTCAGGAACCATTGAAGAAGAGGGAGACGAATTGGAAGAACCAGAGGCAGTGGATGATGCAGCAAAGCCGTGTTCTTGAACCCAACAGCGTAGTTTCTCATGTGAACTGTGAGTGGTTATGACTGAATGGACATGACAAGCCAGACAAAATATCAGCTTGGAAAGTGGAGGCAATTCCAATATCCAGCTGAGGAACTGTGGCAAAAGATGGCTGCTGGAGGAAAAAGATTCAGGTATCTTCAGAGATTGTACCCCTGAGAGCGACTACCCTTGCTCCACGAGATGGTACTGTACCAGCAGgatgaaggtgatgatgatgatgacgatgacgacgatgatgatgacaaggaggaggaggaggaagaagaagagaaagagaaacaagtcacagaaaagagaagtagaaaatgggaagaggaaaggtccaggaaatagaaaaggaatagTGGTGTTTCAAAGGGTTAATTTTAGAATCACTTCACTCTCCTGGTTGGATTTATTCCCAGATTGGTTTATAAGGCTATGACCAGTGGGGTTAATTCCCAGGGTCTTCTTGTCTTGCTTTTCTATGCCATATATGCAGGCTAGTAATTTTTTATCTGTTTTGTGTTGCTGTACATGACCTCACTCATATTTAGAACCGAAAACAATTAAACTCATTAATGATAAGAGTAGATGATAAGTATATGAGATCAGGGAAACCAGATGCTAAATTAACCCAGGACATATTTGGTCAAAGGGGACTAAGGAATGTGAGGAGCAAGACTCTCTGGTTGTCTTCTGCACAGCAGCTGTCTATCCAGCCAGAAGAATACTATATGCTAgagaaaagaagatgaaaaataTTTAGGGTTTGTCTAAATTCTGTGCAGTGTATATGTCTATCCTCTCTAATATTTAGAAAGTGTTCATGTACAGTATTTACAGTGTAGACTCTAATGTGAAAAATATTTGATAATGTTAATGAGATAACAAATTAACTAATCCAAAGTGTTTTATAAAGTAAATTTATttgaatacaaaataaattaattataagtGATGATTTGTTATATTAAGAAATATAGGCTGCAAGATTAAATAGAAATACCTCAAATTATATTACtagcagtaaaaataaataaataaataaataaataaataaataaacaaacaaataaacccaaaTGGGTGCAAACATAAAAATGGTTTTGCATATTGAAACAATTGTTCAATATTGCTGAAACATCTAGATGGTTGATTGCAGTCATACTGAAAGTAATGAGAGTCTTTAAGGCAGCTCTTACAAAGTGTGATACAGTGTCCTAGTCCAGAAGAGTcctctccacactttgtctcaggACTCACTTCTCTTCTCTCAGTCTTGACAGCAAGTggactgaggaagacagggctCTCCAGACTTCTGCTCTGACCACCTCCCAGGCACAGGGgctgtgtttcttctctctcaggTACACGGTAATCCTGTGGAAGTATTCCCGCACAGCCAGTAGGGAGTCTTCCTGGGCCAGGGGAGGTTCCTGCACCCCCATTTGCTGCATCTGACAGGCTTGCAGACCACTCAGCTGCTGCTGGAGGTCATTGCAGAATGAGTCTAGGAGGGTTGCATCCCAAGCAGTAGATGACTCCTTTGATGTGAAGAGGCTGAGGATATGCTGGATCAGCCCATGTAGGATAGAGATGGCTTGAGCCTTCTGGATCTGCTGGGCACCCACCTTCTCCAAACGGAATCCAAAGTCCTGTCTGTCCTTCAggcaggagacaggggagagtCTCTTCATTTGTGCCAGGAGTGTGAAGGCTCTCTTGTTCCTGAGGTTATGAGTATGAGGCAGATCACATCCTAGACAGCAGGTTGACCAGTGGCTCATCACCACCAGGACCACTAGGAAAGCACAGAGCTTAGCCATTGTGGATCTTGTAGATTCTGCTGTTCTTCTGGGCTGTGTGGTCCTGAACCTTCCCTCTAGTACTCTGAAGACCATCATGGGTGGATGTGTATTAAATAAGACAAAGCTCTACTTTCTATTTTCTGAATGTCTTGTTATTACTTTCCTATGCccttttcactttctctaagccaTACTTTGGATGAgcctggctttttgttttttgggttttgaggGGGTTTTGCCCACTTTGTTTTTCagtactgctttcattttcattctgcCTCTCAACAAAGCTGTTTCTGAGTTTATTCCTAAAAAAAAAGCTTGtcattgtcttgtttttttttttttgacttttttttttattaacttgagtatttcttatatacattttgagtgttattccctttcccggtttccgggcaaacatcgctctcccccctccccttctttatgggtgttcccctccccatcctcctccccttgccgccctccccccaacaatctagttcactggggattcagtcttaccaggacccagggcttccccttccactgctgctcttactaggatattcattgctacctatgaggtcagagtccagggtcagtccatgtatagtcattaggtagtggcttagtccctggaagctctggttgcttggcattgttgtacatatggggactcgagccccttcaagctcttccagttctttctctgattccttcaacgggggtcctattctcaattcagtggtttgctgctggcatacgcctctgtgtttgctgtattctggctgtgtctctcgggagagatggacatccggctcctgtcggcctgcacttctttgcttcatccatcttgtctaattgggtggatgtatatgtatgggccacatgtggggcaggctctgaatgggtgttccttttgcttctgttttaatctttgcctcgctattccctgccaagggtattcttgttccccttttaaagaaggagtgaagcattcacatttgatcatctgtcttgagtttcatttgttctaggcatctagggtaattcaagcatttgggctaatagccacttatcaatgagtgcataccatgagtgattttctgtgattgggttacctcactcaggatgatattttccagttcctactatttgcctacaaatttcataaagtcattgtttttgatatctgagtaatattccattgtgtagatgtaccacattttctgtatccattcctctgttgaagggcatctgggttctttccagtttctggctattataaa
It encodes the following:
- the LOC100912356 gene encoding interferon alpha-1-like precursor → MAKLCAFLVVLVVMSHWSTCCLGCDLPHTHNLRNKRAFTLLAQMKRLSPVSCLKDRQDFGFRLEKVGAQQIQKAQAISILHGLIQHILSLFTSKESSTAWDATLLDSFCNDLQQQLSGLQACQMQQMGVQEPPLAQEDSLLAVREYFHRITVYLREKKHSPCAWEVVRAEVWRALSSSVHLLSRLREEK